The Manihot esculenta cultivar AM560-2 chromosome 1, M.esculenta_v8, whole genome shotgun sequence genome has a window encoding:
- the LOC110621160 gene encoding pentatricopeptide repeat-containing protein At2g33680 isoform X1, whose translation MPLSVFAFFFVFRYVKEKKNYFFYNDEKEKGSLAASEGMVLIPEAIGYLLHQCSKIKALRHGLSLHAAALKTGMLSDVVVSNHVLNMYAKCGQISYARQLFDGMPERNLVSWSAMISGYDQVGEPMLALNLFSQMQLVPNEFVFGSVVSACASFSALVLGRQIHAQSLKFGCESISFVSNALISMYMKCGQCSDALLVHAGASEPNAISYNALIAGFVDNQQPEEGIQVFKLMNQKGFLPDRFTFAGLLGICTTSDDFWRGSQLHCQMIKLALHSSAFIGNVILTMYSNFNLIGEAEKSFRLIKEKDLISWNTLITACCHCKDHEKALRVFKEMSSECCVRPDDFTFASVLAACAGLASIRHGKQIHAHLIRTRQYQDVGVGNALVNMYAKCGSIRNAYEIFSRMLHRNLVSWNTIIAGFGNHGHGAMALEHFEKMKAEGIQPDSVTFVGLLAACNHAGLVGEGQFYFNSMEETYGISPDMEHFCCLIDLLGRAGKLQEAQEHLEKLPFGHDPIILGSLLSACRLHGDVVIGEHLATQLLKLQPVSSSPYVLLSNLYASDDKWGGVAEAWKMLKDSGLKKEPGHSLIDVMGIFEKFTMGDFSHSRIQEIKEMLRTLNWAVGEVSLRHQTNPLNYVDQHWNLFCKCDANE comes from the exons ATGCCCCTTTCAGTATTTGCATTCTTTTTTGTCTTTCGttatgtaaaagaaaaaaaaaattatttcttttataatgaCGAAAAAGAAAAGGGCAGTTTAGCAGCGTCGGAGGGGATGGTATTGATACCAGAAGCCATTGGCTACTTATTGCACCAATGCTCCAAAATTAAGGCATTAAGACATGGTCTCTCCCTTCATGCCGCTGCTTTGAAGACTGGTATGCTATCTGACGTTGTTGTCTCCAACCATGTTCTAAACATGTACGCTAAGTGTGGCCAGATCTCGTATGCTCGACAATTGTTTGATGGGATGCCTGAAAGAAACCTTGTCTCTTGGTCAGCTATGATCTCTGGTTATGACCAAGTTGGAGAGCCTATGTTGGCACTCAATCTATTTTCTCAAATGCAGCTTGTGCCCAATGAATTCGTATTTGGCAGCGTTGTCAGTGCCTGCGCCAGTTTTTCCGCGTTGGTTTTAGGCCGACAAATTCATGCTCAGTCGCTGAAATTTGGCTGTGAATCCATTTCTTTTGTTTCCAATGCACTTATATCAATGTACATGAAATGCGGTCAGTGTAGTGATGCCTTACTGGTCCATGCTGGTGCATCTGAACCGAATGCTATCTCTTATAATGCTTTGATTGCTGGATTTGTAGATAACCAACAGCCTGAAGAAGGAATTCAAGTTTTCAAACTCATGAACCAAAAAGGTTTTCTGCCTGATAGATTTACCTTTGCTGGCCTGTTGGGAATCTGCACCACTTCGGATGATTTCTGGAGAGGATCGCAATTGCATTGCCAAATGATCAAGCTTGCACTTCACTCCTCAGCTTTTATTGGCAATGTGATTTTAACCATgtattcaaatttcaatttgatAGGAGAAGCAGAGAAGTCTTTTAGACTAATTAAAGAGAAAGATCTAATTTCATGGAACACCTTAATAACTGCTTGTTGTCATTGTAAAGACCATGAAAAGGCTTTAAGGGTTTTTAAAGAGATGTCTAGTGAATGTTGTGTGAGGCCTGATGACTTTACTTTCGCAAGTGTCCTTGCTGCCTGTGCTGGGCTTGCATCAATACGCCATGGAAAGCAGATTCATGCTCATTTAATCAGGACAAGACAGTATCAAGATGTTGGAGTTGGTAATGCACTTGTCAACATGTATGCCAAATGTGGTTCTATTAGAAATGCTTATGAGATATTCAGCAGGATGCTCCACCGCAATCTTGTCTCATGGAACACCATAATTGCTGGATTTGGAAATCATGGGCATGGAGCAATGGCCCTTGAACATTTTGAGAAGATGAAAGCTGAGGGCATACAGCCAGATTCCGTTACCTTTGTTGGACTTTTGGCAGCTTGCAATCATGCAGGGCTGGTGGGAGAGGGCCAGTTTTACTTTAATTCTATGGAAGAGACTTATGGGATTTCCCCTGATATGGAACATTTTTGTTGTCTTATTGATTTGTTGGGACGGGCTGGGAAACTACAAGAGGCACAAGAGCACCTGGAAAAACTTCCTTTTGGGCATGATCCTATTATTTTAGGAAGTTTGCTGTCTGCATGTCGGCTGCATGGAGATGTTGTCATCGGGGAGCACTTAGCTACACAACTTCTGAAACTTCAGCCTGTCAGTTCTTCACCATACGTTTTATTGTCAAACTTGTATGCTTCAGATGACAAGTGGGGTGGCGTTGCAGAGGCATGGAAGATGTTGAAAGATAGTGGATTGAAGAAGGAGCCTGGCCATAGTTTGATTGACGTAATGGGAATTTTTGAGAAGTTCACAATGGGGGATTTTTCACATTCAAGGATTCAAGAGATAAAAGAGATGCTCAGAACTTTAAATTGGGCAGTGGGTGAAGTTTCTCTGCGTCATCAAACCAATCCTTTGA ATTATGTGGATCAGCATtggaatttattttgtaaatgtGATGCCAATGAATGA
- the LOC110621160 gene encoding pentatricopeptide repeat-containing protein At2g33680 isoform X2 translates to MPLSVFAFFFVFRYVKEKKNYFFYNDEKEKGSLAASEGMVLIPEAIGYLLHQCSKIKALRHGLSLHAAALKTGMLSDVVVSNHVLNMYAKCGQISYARQLFDGMPERNLVSWSAMISGYDQVGEPMLALNLFSQMQLVPNEFVFGSVVSACASFSALVLGRQIHAQSLKFGCESISFVSNALISMYMKCGQCSDALLVHAGASEPNAISYNALIAGFVDNQQPEEGIQVFKLMNQKGFLPDRFTFAGLLGICTTSDDFWRGSQLHCQMIKLALHSSAFIGNVILTMYSNFNLIGEAEKSFRLIKEKDLISWNTLITACCHCKDHEKALRVFKEMSSECCVRPDDFTFASVLAACAGLASIRHGKQIHAHLIRTRQYQDVGVGNALVNMYAKCGSIRNAYEIFSRMLHRNLVSWNTIIAGFGNHGHGAMALEHFEKMKAEGIQPDSVTFVGLLAACNHAGLVGEGQFYFNSMEETYGISPDMEHFCCLIDLLGRAGKLQEAQEHLEKLPFGHDPIILGSLLSACRLHGDVVIGEHLATQLLKLQPVSSSPYVLLSNLYASDDKWGGVAEAWKMLKDSGLKKEPGHSLIDVMGIFEKFTMGDFSHSRIQEIKEMLRTLNWAVGEVSLRHQTNPLSRCRRVILCGSALEFIL, encoded by the exons ATGCCCCTTTCAGTATTTGCATTCTTTTTTGTCTTTCGttatgtaaaagaaaaaaaaaattatttcttttataatgaCGAAAAAGAAAAGGGCAGTTTAGCAGCGTCGGAGGGGATGGTATTGATACCAGAAGCCATTGGCTACTTATTGCACCAATGCTCCAAAATTAAGGCATTAAGACATGGTCTCTCCCTTCATGCCGCTGCTTTGAAGACTGGTATGCTATCTGACGTTGTTGTCTCCAACCATGTTCTAAACATGTACGCTAAGTGTGGCCAGATCTCGTATGCTCGACAATTGTTTGATGGGATGCCTGAAAGAAACCTTGTCTCTTGGTCAGCTATGATCTCTGGTTATGACCAAGTTGGAGAGCCTATGTTGGCACTCAATCTATTTTCTCAAATGCAGCTTGTGCCCAATGAATTCGTATTTGGCAGCGTTGTCAGTGCCTGCGCCAGTTTTTCCGCGTTGGTTTTAGGCCGACAAATTCATGCTCAGTCGCTGAAATTTGGCTGTGAATCCATTTCTTTTGTTTCCAATGCACTTATATCAATGTACATGAAATGCGGTCAGTGTAGTGATGCCTTACTGGTCCATGCTGGTGCATCTGAACCGAATGCTATCTCTTATAATGCTTTGATTGCTGGATTTGTAGATAACCAACAGCCTGAAGAAGGAATTCAAGTTTTCAAACTCATGAACCAAAAAGGTTTTCTGCCTGATAGATTTACCTTTGCTGGCCTGTTGGGAATCTGCACCACTTCGGATGATTTCTGGAGAGGATCGCAATTGCATTGCCAAATGATCAAGCTTGCACTTCACTCCTCAGCTTTTATTGGCAATGTGATTTTAACCATgtattcaaatttcaatttgatAGGAGAAGCAGAGAAGTCTTTTAGACTAATTAAAGAGAAAGATCTAATTTCATGGAACACCTTAATAACTGCTTGTTGTCATTGTAAAGACCATGAAAAGGCTTTAAGGGTTTTTAAAGAGATGTCTAGTGAATGTTGTGTGAGGCCTGATGACTTTACTTTCGCAAGTGTCCTTGCTGCCTGTGCTGGGCTTGCATCAATACGCCATGGAAAGCAGATTCATGCTCATTTAATCAGGACAAGACAGTATCAAGATGTTGGAGTTGGTAATGCACTTGTCAACATGTATGCCAAATGTGGTTCTATTAGAAATGCTTATGAGATATTCAGCAGGATGCTCCACCGCAATCTTGTCTCATGGAACACCATAATTGCTGGATTTGGAAATCATGGGCATGGAGCAATGGCCCTTGAACATTTTGAGAAGATGAAAGCTGAGGGCATACAGCCAGATTCCGTTACCTTTGTTGGACTTTTGGCAGCTTGCAATCATGCAGGGCTGGTGGGAGAGGGCCAGTTTTACTTTAATTCTATGGAAGAGACTTATGGGATTTCCCCTGATATGGAACATTTTTGTTGTCTTATTGATTTGTTGGGACGGGCTGGGAAACTACAAGAGGCACAAGAGCACCTGGAAAAACTTCCTTTTGGGCATGATCCTATTATTTTAGGAAGTTTGCTGTCTGCATGTCGGCTGCATGGAGATGTTGTCATCGGGGAGCACTTAGCTACACAACTTCTGAAACTTCAGCCTGTCAGTTCTTCACCATACGTTTTATTGTCAAACTTGTATGCTTCAGATGACAAGTGGGGTGGCGTTGCAGAGGCATGGAAGATGTTGAAAGATAGTGGATTGAAGAAGGAGCCTGGCCATAGTTTGATTGACGTAATGGGAATTTTTGAGAAGTTCACAATGGGGGATTTTTCACATTCAAGGATTCAAGAGATAAAAGAGATGCTCAGAACTTTAAATTGGGCAGTGGGTGAAGTTTCTCTGCGTCATCAAACCAATCCTTTGAGTAGGTGCAGAAGAGTCAT ATTATGTGGATCAGCATtggaatttattttgtaa
- the LOC110621160 gene encoding pentatricopeptide repeat-containing protein At2g33680 isoform X3 yields the protein MPLSVFAFFFVFRYVKEKKNYFFYNDEKEKGSLAASEGMVLIPEAIGYLLHQCSKIKALRHGLSLHAAALKTGMLSDVVVSNHVLNMYAKCGQISYARQLFDGMPERNLVSWSAMISGYDQVGEPMLALNLFSQMQLVPNEFVFGSVVSACASFSALVLGRQIHAQSLKFGCESISFVSNALISMYMKCGQCSDALLVHAGASEPNAISYNALIAGFVDNQQPEEGIQVFKLMNQKGFLPDRFTFAGLLGICTTSDDFWRGSQLHCQMIKLALHSSAFIGNVILTMYSNFNLIGEAEKSFRLIKEKDLISWNTLITACCHCKDHEKALRVFKEMSSECCVRPDDFTFASVLAACAGLASIRHGKQIHAHLIRTRQYQDVGVGNALVNMYAKCGSIRNAYEIFSRMLHRNLVSWNTIIAGFGNHGHGAMALEHFEKMKAEGIQPDSVTFVGLLAACNHAGLVGEGQFYFNSMEETYGISPDMEHFCCLIDLLGRAGKLQEAQEHLEKLPFGHDPIILGSLLSACRLHGDVVIGEHLATQLLKLQPVSSSPYVLLSNLYASDDKWGGVAEAWKMLKDSGLKKEPGHSLIDVMGIFEKFTMGDFSHSRIQEIKEMLRTLNWAVGEVSLRHQTNPLSRLCGSALEFIL from the exons ATGCCCCTTTCAGTATTTGCATTCTTTTTTGTCTTTCGttatgtaaaagaaaaaaaaaattatttcttttataatgaCGAAAAAGAAAAGGGCAGTTTAGCAGCGTCGGAGGGGATGGTATTGATACCAGAAGCCATTGGCTACTTATTGCACCAATGCTCCAAAATTAAGGCATTAAGACATGGTCTCTCCCTTCATGCCGCTGCTTTGAAGACTGGTATGCTATCTGACGTTGTTGTCTCCAACCATGTTCTAAACATGTACGCTAAGTGTGGCCAGATCTCGTATGCTCGACAATTGTTTGATGGGATGCCTGAAAGAAACCTTGTCTCTTGGTCAGCTATGATCTCTGGTTATGACCAAGTTGGAGAGCCTATGTTGGCACTCAATCTATTTTCTCAAATGCAGCTTGTGCCCAATGAATTCGTATTTGGCAGCGTTGTCAGTGCCTGCGCCAGTTTTTCCGCGTTGGTTTTAGGCCGACAAATTCATGCTCAGTCGCTGAAATTTGGCTGTGAATCCATTTCTTTTGTTTCCAATGCACTTATATCAATGTACATGAAATGCGGTCAGTGTAGTGATGCCTTACTGGTCCATGCTGGTGCATCTGAACCGAATGCTATCTCTTATAATGCTTTGATTGCTGGATTTGTAGATAACCAACAGCCTGAAGAAGGAATTCAAGTTTTCAAACTCATGAACCAAAAAGGTTTTCTGCCTGATAGATTTACCTTTGCTGGCCTGTTGGGAATCTGCACCACTTCGGATGATTTCTGGAGAGGATCGCAATTGCATTGCCAAATGATCAAGCTTGCACTTCACTCCTCAGCTTTTATTGGCAATGTGATTTTAACCATgtattcaaatttcaatttgatAGGAGAAGCAGAGAAGTCTTTTAGACTAATTAAAGAGAAAGATCTAATTTCATGGAACACCTTAATAACTGCTTGTTGTCATTGTAAAGACCATGAAAAGGCTTTAAGGGTTTTTAAAGAGATGTCTAGTGAATGTTGTGTGAGGCCTGATGACTTTACTTTCGCAAGTGTCCTTGCTGCCTGTGCTGGGCTTGCATCAATACGCCATGGAAAGCAGATTCATGCTCATTTAATCAGGACAAGACAGTATCAAGATGTTGGAGTTGGTAATGCACTTGTCAACATGTATGCCAAATGTGGTTCTATTAGAAATGCTTATGAGATATTCAGCAGGATGCTCCACCGCAATCTTGTCTCATGGAACACCATAATTGCTGGATTTGGAAATCATGGGCATGGAGCAATGGCCCTTGAACATTTTGAGAAGATGAAAGCTGAGGGCATACAGCCAGATTCCGTTACCTTTGTTGGACTTTTGGCAGCTTGCAATCATGCAGGGCTGGTGGGAGAGGGCCAGTTTTACTTTAATTCTATGGAAGAGACTTATGGGATTTCCCCTGATATGGAACATTTTTGTTGTCTTATTGATTTGTTGGGACGGGCTGGGAAACTACAAGAGGCACAAGAGCACCTGGAAAAACTTCCTTTTGGGCATGATCCTATTATTTTAGGAAGTTTGCTGTCTGCATGTCGGCTGCATGGAGATGTTGTCATCGGGGAGCACTTAGCTACACAACTTCTGAAACTTCAGCCTGTCAGTTCTTCACCATACGTTTTATTGTCAAACTTGTATGCTTCAGATGACAAGTGGGGTGGCGTTGCAGAGGCATGGAAGATGTTGAAAGATAGTGGATTGAAGAAGGAGCCTGGCCATAGTTTGATTGACGTAATGGGAATTTTTGAGAAGTTCACAATGGGGGATTTTTCACATTCAAGGATTCAAGAGATAAAAGAGATGCTCAGAACTTTAAATTGGGCAGTGGGTGAAGTTTCTCTGCGTCATCAAACCAATCCTTTGAGTAG ATTATGTGGATCAGCATtggaatttattttgtaa